A single window of Treponema primitia ZAS-1 DNA harbors:
- a CDS encoding zinc finger SWIM domain-containing protein, producing MRYNEVKPSSHTDLEIILSRLDKEDLAAFILEYAAQNDEFHDTLLIRFSEKADVVEHAKNIIRSSINRAKHRGFVDYRNARRAVEGTWQILNTAAATGETGDILTAVQLCITVLREMVKLINHADDSDGTIGDPIRYSLELLSEITGKIKSGYLKGEEVFNVIFKHAREKIYDGWEEWRLQILGSCVPLCYSNPIRKKLQNQLESMIPEKTNDSYIGRWILGGVQNINYKIMSSFDDPEIAFQYIEENLDNRDFRKIAIEHAVAEKKYERALELCSGGEKAETGYKEKVDEWQHLKYMIYEEQKDVTKQKELALMLTLGGDFSYYQKLKTLYLVEEWPDVLQNILEKLEKSNHKYGVYIQICIHEHLQEKLLAYCRENHSSAVELYPHLIPKFSDELNEIFMAYIRQEAIRASNRHEYKAVTGIIKHHVKACGKEKAKFIITELLAAYPRRPAFIDELNKIKV from the coding sequence ATGAGATACAATGAAGTAAAACCATCTTCCCATACCGATTTAGAAATTATTCTCAGCAGACTGGATAAAGAGGATCTCGCCGCCTTCATACTGGAATATGCGGCTCAGAATGATGAATTCCATGATACTCTTTTAATCCGTTTTTCTGAAAAGGCCGATGTAGTTGAACATGCTAAAAACATAATCAGGTCATCAATAAACAGGGCTAAGCATCGCGGTTTTGTGGATTACCGTAATGCCCGCAGGGCCGTGGAGGGGACTTGGCAAATTCTGAATACAGCCGCTGCTACGGGAGAGACCGGAGATATCCTTACGGCAGTGCAACTTTGTATAACAGTGCTGCGCGAAATGGTAAAACTCATAAATCATGCAGATGATTCTGACGGAACGATAGGGGATCCCATCCGCTATTCTCTGGAGCTGTTAAGCGAAATCACGGGGAAAATAAAGAGCGGGTATTTGAAAGGGGAGGAAGTTTTTAATGTCATTTTTAAGCATGCAAGGGAAAAAATATACGATGGTTGGGAAGAATGGCGTCTTCAAATACTGGGATCCTGCGTTCCGCTCTGCTATTCAAATCCGATACGAAAGAAATTGCAAAACCAGCTTGAATCTATGATACCTGAAAAGACAAATGATTCTTATATTGGCAGGTGGATATTAGGGGGTGTACAAAATATAAACTATAAAATCATGAGTTCCTTTGATGATCCGGAAATTGCTTTTCAATATATTGAAGAAAATCTTGATAATCGGGATTTTAGAAAGATTGCCATTGAGCATGCTGTGGCCGAAAAGAAATATGAAAGGGCGTTGGAACTATGTTCTGGGGGTGAAAAAGCAGAGACCGGATATAAAGAGAAAGTTGATGAATGGCAGCATCTTAAGTACATGATCTATGAAGAACAAAAAGATGTAACTAAACAAAAAGAACTGGCCCTTATGTTAACCCTTGGGGGTGATTTTTCCTATTACCAAAAATTGAAGACCCTCTACCTCGTAGAAGAATGGCCTGATGTTTTACAGAATATCTTGGAGAAATTGGAAAAGAGCAATCATAAATATGGTGTTTATATACAAATTTGCATCCATGAACATTTGCAGGAAAAGCTTTTGGCCTATTGCCGGGAGAATCATTCCTCAGCCGTTGAACTCTATCCTCACCTAATTCCCAAATTTTCTGATGAGTTGAATGAAATCTTTATGGCTTATATTAGGCAGGAAGCAATCCGGGCGTCCAACAGACATGAATATAAAGCGGTTACCGGAATCATTAAACATCACGTTAAGGCTTGTGGAAAGGAGAAGGCGAAATTTATTATAACGGAATTACTTGCCGCCTATCCCAGACGACCGGCCTTTATTGATGAGCTGAATAAAATTAAGGTTTAA
- a CDS encoding type II toxin-antitoxin system RelE/ParE family toxin, with the protein MYTLTFSSTINDDIVSVIAYIRNILKVPMAAEKHVAELKKVYEKLKENPFSRPLVHNKYLASRGIRFIKIKNYMLLYYVEEKTNEIFLYRFMYARRDWINILTNDLAEE; encoded by the coding sequence ATGTATACATTGACATTTTCTTCCACGATTAATGATGATATAGTTTCAGTAATTGCTTACATAAGAAACATCTTAAAAGTGCCTATGGCAGCGGAAAAGCATGTCGCTGAATTAAAAAAAGTATATGAGAAATTAAAAGAAAATCCTTTTTCGAGGCCATTAGTTCATAATAAATATTTAGCATCAAGAGGGATTAGATTTATAAAGATAAAAAATTATATGCTGCTATATTATGTGGAAGAAAAAACAAATGAAATATTTCTATACCGATTTATGTATGCTCGCCGGGATTGGATAAATATATTAACGAATGATTTAGCGGAAGAATAA
- a CDS encoding ABC transporter permease: MNTHMNKAAREVNAVLTIASREFMLSLKSPSRIIMALIWPVMMLGMFGSQLSQNMGFNMGFDFNQFMLVGMLVNGLFMITMMGITSLVEDRENDFTQEILVSPISRYAIIFGKIIGASLMSYIQFFATLAVGLCIGARLSGSQFLLLLAVSPLMCLAAGSLALLCIGFIRKSATAGFVVMMLSMVQMFLSGALIPVNHSTGLMAVLSRLLPMTYCIDFARGVFYQTMGAANTITLFAPALDLMIIGAFTAVFFVAGTIAFVRSETNR, translated from the coding sequence ATGAATACCCACATGAACAAAGCTGCCCGGGAAGTAAACGCCGTGCTTACCATCGCAAGCCGGGAATTTATGTTAAGCCTTAAATCGCCCTCCCGCATTATCATGGCCCTCATTTGGCCGGTTATGATGCTGGGAATGTTCGGCAGCCAGCTGTCTCAAAATATGGGCTTCAATATGGGCTTTGACTTTAACCAGTTTATGCTGGTCGGGATGCTGGTCAACGGCTTATTTATGATAACCATGATGGGGATCACCTCCCTGGTTGAGGATCGAGAAAATGATTTTACCCAAGAGATCCTCGTCTCACCGATTTCCCGTTATGCCATCATCTTTGGAAAAATAATCGGTGCATCCCTGATGAGTTATATACAATTTTTTGCAACCCTCGCCGTGGGACTTTGTATAGGCGCACGCTTGAGCGGTTCACAATTTTTGCTTCTCCTGGCCGTATCACCCCTCATGTGCCTTGCCGCAGGTTCCCTCGCCCTCCTGTGCATAGGCTTTATCCGCAAGAGCGCCACCGCCGGGTTTGTTGTTATGATGCTGTCCATGGTACAGATGTTTCTTTCCGGCGCATTGATCCCGGTGAACCACTCTACGGGCCTCATGGCCGTCCTGAGCCGCCTTCTGCCCATGACCTATTGCATTGACTTTGCCCGCGGGGTATTTTATCAAACCATGGGCGCTGCCAATACCATTACCCTCTTTGCCCCCGCCCTTGATTTGATGATCATCGGCGCATTCACCGCAGTGTTTTTTGTAGCAGGAACCATTGCCTTTGTACGTTCAGAGACAAACCGATAA
- a CDS encoding GGDEF domain-containing protein, translated as MKNQTMQGRKTSRSVGRWLTALIVLMIVVLSGAMMIIGYLRFKKSTEEYYFRMGETTAGIVAAIIDPDSLDTYLDTLTTDKKYDDTMELLTKAHLECEAQALYVFRAAEDGITYIYDTDPSDMWCELGHYDPYTYIDDDETVGRLYPDATAQQLRKGGKVDTVMGMTQYGWIITVSEPLFGSDGTCKGYVGIDFDVNQVVAMQSAYLWQLAIIILIITALFAVIYLYIIQKAIIRPINIMAKAADSFLVNSLEPSGKPDEQGSPPKGGKSIGASDILSMDINTGDEMQSLAESLKSMVRKIDEYITSLNIVTIKSETDVLTSLCNRGAFEQQVGAVLRLRQDTGQINAFLMIDVDYFKAVNDNYGHAAGDMVLSECAHALQRVVRESDIVGRLGGDEFAVFCKSIGSVAMAEQKARQIRDEWLKIIPPGGEKGITASIGISFTPQDGQVYQELFSKSDEALYRAKEAGRDGFALAI; from the coding sequence ATGAAAAACCAAACAATGCAGGGACGAAAAACCAGTCGCTCGGTAGGCAGATGGCTAACAGCCTTAATTGTCCTTATGATTGTGGTGCTAAGCGGCGCTATGATGATAATTGGGTATTTACGCTTCAAAAAATCAACGGAAGAATATTATTTTAGAATGGGAGAAACCACCGCAGGCATTGTGGCAGCAATTATTGATCCCGATTCCCTGGATACATATCTCGATACCCTTACCACCGATAAAAAGTACGATGACACCATGGAATTACTTACGAAAGCTCATCTTGAATGTGAGGCTCAGGCATTGTATGTGTTTCGGGCGGCAGAGGATGGAATTACGTATATATATGATACCGACCCATCGGATATGTGGTGTGAATTGGGGCATTATGATCCCTATACATATATTGACGATGACGAAACGGTTGGACGTCTTTACCCTGACGCCACAGCACAGCAGCTGCGAAAGGGTGGAAAAGTTGACACCGTCATGGGAATGACCCAATACGGCTGGATAATAACCGTGAGCGAGCCGCTCTTTGGCAGCGACGGAACGTGTAAAGGATATGTGGGAATTGATTTTGATGTGAACCAGGTGGTAGCCATGCAATCTGCATATCTCTGGCAGCTTGCAATTATCATACTTATAATTACTGCGTTGTTTGCGGTAATATATCTATATATTATTCAGAAAGCCATCATCCGCCCGATCAATATTATGGCAAAGGCGGCGGATAGCTTTCTTGTCAACAGCCTGGAACCCTCCGGAAAACCCGACGAGCAGGGTTCTCCTCCGAAGGGCGGGAAATCAATCGGTGCATCCGATATTCTATCTATGGATATCAACACCGGGGATGAGATGCAAAGCCTTGCCGAATCCTTGAAATCCATGGTGCGGAAGATTGACGAGTACATCACCAGCTTGAACATTGTTACCATCAAATCAGAAACGGATGTGCTGACTTCGCTTTGCAACAGAGGCGCTTTCGAGCAGCAGGTAGGCGCCGTCCTGCGCCTCCGGCAGGATACAGGTCAGATTAATGCCTTTTTGATGATTGATGTAGATTATTTTAAAGCGGTCAATGATAATTACGGCCATGCCGCAGGAGACATGGTTCTGTCGGAATGCGCACACGCTCTGCAGAGAGTGGTTCGTGAGTCGGATATTGTCGGCAGATTGGGGGGCGATGAATTTGCGGTCTTCTGCAAAAGTATCGGTTCTGTCGCTATGGCGGAACAAAAGGCCCGGCAGATTCGCGATGAATGGCTGAAAATTATTCCGCCGGGCGGCGAGAAGGGTATCACCGCAAGTATCGGAATATCCTTTACTCCGCAGGATGGACAGGTATACCAGGAATTATTCAGCAAATCCGATGAGGCTCTCTACCGGGCAAAAGAAGCCGGGCGGGATGGCTTTGCTCTAGCAATTTGA
- a CDS encoding RNA polymerase sigma factor, which yields MKIQTVTEVFNTYRERLSRFIRKRVRLPEDSDDILQEVFYQFTRVNSLAQPVEQTAAWLYRVARNKIINHQNKKHDEQMPVYYDDENDEFVLQDIADLVFDTETTPETEYLRSFVLDEINNALEELPKEQREVFELTEYMGLSVKEVAEKTHTPVNTVLSRKHYAVLHLRKRLAGLYADLMEK from the coding sequence ATTAAAATACAGACGGTTACCGAAGTTTTTAATACATACCGCGAAAGGCTCTCAAGGTTCATCCGTAAACGGGTACGCCTTCCTGAGGATTCAGATGATATTCTTCAGGAAGTTTTCTACCAATTTACACGGGTGAACAGTTTAGCCCAGCCGGTGGAACAAACCGCGGCATGGCTCTACCGGGTAGCGCGCAACAAGATAATCAACCATCAGAACAAAAAGCATGATGAACAAATGCCCGTGTACTATGATGATGAGAATGATGAATTTGTTTTACAGGATATAGCGGACCTTGTCTTTGACACCGAAACAACGCCGGAGACAGAATATCTGCGATCCTTTGTTTTAGATGAGATAAACAATGCTCTGGAAGAATTACCTAAGGAACAACGGGAAGTTTTTGAGCTGACGGAATACATGGGGCTTTCGGTAAAAGAGGTGGCGGAAAAAACCCATACGCCGGTTAATACGGTTTTATCACGCAAACATTACGCGGTGTTACATTTACGGAAACGTTTAGCAGGGTTATACGCCGATCTTATGGAAAAATAA
- the trxB gene encoding thioredoxin-disulfide reductase translates to MAQADADLLILGAGPAGLSAAQYGSRANLKVLAIEQMSPGGQTLVIDKLENYPGDATPRSGFDFAQDMRRQAENFGAKIIGDAVLSLKKEGGLFTASLGSGKELRAYAVILATGATHRSLGISGEAEYAGRGVSYCATCDGPFFKGKKVLVVGGGDAACDEAQYLSLLTDQVILVHRRDTFRAQQGLAQRVLRNPRIDVRLNTRPLEIRGEKQVTSILLENTADKTQYEESVSAVFIFAGTTPQTALVPDAKTNETGYIITDQRMASSIPGLFAAGDVRCSPFRQVVVAAAEGAIAAHCAAEYIDTLKS, encoded by the coding sequence ATGGCACAGGCAGACGCTGATTTATTAATTTTAGGAGCCGGTCCCGCGGGCCTGAGCGCCGCCCAATACGGCAGCCGGGCCAACCTTAAGGTCCTGGCCATAGAGCAGATGTCTCCGGGCGGTCAGACCCTGGTGATCGACAAGCTGGAAAACTACCCCGGCGATGCCACCCCCCGGTCGGGTTTCGATTTTGCCCAGGACATGCGCCGCCAGGCTGAAAACTTCGGCGCCAAAATCATCGGCGATGCGGTCCTTTCACTCAAGAAGGAAGGCGGCCTTTTCACCGCAAGCCTGGGCAGCGGCAAGGAACTCCGCGCCTACGCGGTAATCCTCGCCACCGGCGCTACCCACCGGAGTTTGGGCATAAGCGGCGAGGCGGAGTACGCAGGCCGGGGCGTCTCCTACTGTGCCACCTGTGACGGCCCTTTCTTTAAGGGCAAGAAGGTCCTGGTGGTTGGCGGCGGTGACGCAGCCTGTGATGAAGCCCAATACCTTTCGCTCTTGACCGATCAGGTCATCCTGGTCCACCGCCGTGATACCTTCCGCGCCCAACAAGGCCTGGCCCAGCGGGTCCTCCGGAACCCCCGCATTGATGTACGCCTCAATACCCGCCCCCTGGAAATCCGGGGTGAAAAACAGGTCACATCAATACTGCTGGAAAACACCGCCGACAAAACCCAGTACGAAGAGTCGGTCAGCGCAGTATTCATCTTCGCCGGAACCACCCCCCAGACCGCCCTCGTCCCGGATGCAAAAACCAACGAAACAGGCTATATCATCACGGATCAGCGCATGGCCAGTTCTATCCCGGGCCTCTTCGCCGCCGGGGACGTCCGCTGCAGCCCTTTCCGCCAGGTGGTAGTCGCCGCTGCCGAAGGAGCCATCGCCGCCCATTGCGCCGCGGAATATATCGATACGCTAAAGTCATGA
- a CDS encoding ABC transporter ATP-binding protein: protein MKMAIDVQNLTKQYKGAGKPAVDNISFSVEEGEFFAFLGPNGAGKTTTISILTTTLGKSSGEIRVAGFDIEKNAREARAHIGIIFQKPSLDLDLSAEENIRLHACLYGMYGYRPFFSWMPKSYRERVITLAEIMGIADKLWKPLKTFSGGMQRKIEIVRSLIHQPEVLFLDEPSQGLDPVSRRSLWDYINQTRREYGTTVFLTTHYIDEAEQVDHLCLINKGSIAFEGTPEELKELRRQGSLEDAYINLLTEGGAA, encoded by the coding sequence ATGAAAATGGCTATAGACGTTCAAAATTTGACCAAACAGTATAAGGGCGCTGGTAAACCAGCGGTGGACAACATCAGTTTTTCTGTTGAGGAAGGCGAATTCTTTGCCTTCCTGGGACCTAACGGCGCGGGAAAAACTACCACCATTTCGATACTTACCACCACCCTGGGGAAAAGTTCCGGCGAAATTCGTGTTGCGGGTTTCGACATTGAAAAAAACGCCCGGGAAGCGCGGGCGCATATCGGCATCATCTTCCAAAAGCCCAGCTTGGATCTGGACCTTTCGGCGGAAGAAAATATCCGGCTCCACGCCTGCCTCTATGGAATGTACGGCTACCGCCCATTTTTCAGCTGGATGCCGAAGAGCTACCGGGAACGGGTTATTACGCTCGCGGAGATTATGGGCATTGCGGACAAACTCTGGAAGCCCCTCAAAACTTTTTCCGGTGGCATGCAGCGGAAAATAGAAATTGTGCGCAGCCTTATCCATCAGCCCGAGGTGCTGTTCCTTGATGAGCCATCCCAGGGGCTTGACCCGGTAAGCCGCCGGTCCCTCTGGGACTATATCAACCAAACCCGCAGGGAATACGGCACCACCGTATTTCTCACCACCCACTATATTGACGAAGCAGAACAGGTGGATCATCTTTGTTTGATAAACAAGGGCAGCATTGCTTTTGAGGGTACGCCGGAGGAGTTAAAGGAACTACGGCGCCAGGGCTCCCTGGAAGACGCCTATATCAACCTGCTTACCGAAGGGGGCGCCGCATGA
- a CDS encoding HEPN domain-containing protein, producing MERYESWLDRAKSSFELSKITTNELIYYEDLCFQAQQAVEKALKGLLIYFGDDPDFTHNLGILLATLIKYTEIPEEIEESIKLNNFAVQTRYPGEYEEITKDEYEECIRITGNCLKWVEEIIIADKRKNENDAASGLQNDKVIR from the coding sequence ATGGAACGATATGAATCATGGCTTGATAGGGCTAAAAGCAGTTTTGAATTATCGAAGATAACAACCAATGAATTAATCTATTATGAAGATCTCTGCTTCCAAGCACAGCAAGCCGTAGAAAAAGCACTAAAAGGTTTACTGATTTATTTTGGCGATGATCCGGATTTTACACATAATTTAGGAATACTATTAGCTACACTAATAAAATATACTGAAATACCGGAGGAAATAGAAGAATCAATAAAACTAAATAATTTTGCTGTCCAAACAAGGTATCCTGGTGAATATGAAGAAATAACAAAAGACGAGTACGAAGAATGTATCAGAATAACGGGCAATTGCCTTAAGTGGGTTGAAGAAATAATAATCGCGGATAAAAGGAAAAATGAAAACGACGCGGCATCCGGTTTACAAAATGATAAAGTGATTCGTTAG
- a CDS encoding DUF4349 domain-containing protein yields MKKCGTLGIVLLVTVIFAGGCSARGGQQASRGFASAKSSISAADQREALPAADADYAEGAPGDDTSAGTAAVPVQRKLVKRADLRLRVEDPAAADASITAAMEKYGAYASSSSINENSRSYTIRVPSASYDSLLAEMNGMGRLLYRSENAEDVTLRYYDLEGRLGTKRELLKTFQNYLGKAKDIEEILSVEERIAELQDEIDGTGKELRYLANLVDFATLELTIINPASSSYSAPGLGDRFRELFNGFGEFVSAVLVVLLGIVIYGIPSILILTLLFWLLFGKIGVIKKLWRAASGRSGKGGAAGSNKD; encoded by the coding sequence ATGAAAAAGTGCGGTACGCTCGGGATAGTTCTTTTAGTGACGGTGATTTTCGCCGGTGGCTGTTCTGCCAGGGGCGGACAACAGGCGTCGAGGGGATTTGCCTCTGCGAAAAGCAGCATATCGGCGGCGGATCAAAGAGAAGCGTTGCCGGCAGCTGATGCGGATTACGCTGAAGGGGCTCCCGGAGATGATACTTCCGCCGGGACCGCTGCTGTTCCGGTCCAGCGAAAACTGGTGAAGCGGGCGGATCTCCGCCTCAGGGTTGAGGACCCGGCGGCAGCGGATGCCTCGATCACCGCGGCGATGGAAAAATACGGCGCCTATGCCTCCTCATCCAGTATCAACGAAAATTCCCGAAGCTATACGATCCGGGTTCCCTCGGCATCCTACGATTCACTGCTTGCGGAGATGAATGGCATGGGCAGGCTGCTCTACCGTTCTGAAAACGCCGAAGATGTAACCCTCCGTTATTATGACCTTGAGGGAAGGCTTGGGACGAAACGGGAACTGCTTAAAACCTTTCAGAATTATCTGGGAAAGGCAAAGGATATTGAGGAGATCCTCTCGGTGGAGGAACGGATCGCAGAGCTGCAGGATGAAATTGACGGAACGGGAAAGGAACTCCGCTATCTGGCAAACCTGGTGGATTTTGCAACCCTGGAACTCACTATAATCAACCCGGCGAGCAGTTCCTATTCTGCGCCTGGTCTAGGGGATCGTTTCCGTGAACTCTTTAACGGCTTTGGAGAATTTGTTTCCGCCGTTCTCGTGGTTCTTTTGGGGATTGTGATCTACGGTATCCCCTCCATCCTGATCCTCACCCTGCTTTTCTGGCTCCTTTTTGGGAAAATAGGGGTGATAAAAAAACTCTGGAGGGCCGCCTCGGGCAGGTCCGGCAAAGGCGGCGCTGCAGGTTCCAATAAGGATTAG
- a CDS encoding response regulator, with protein sequence MKSIKSLIHRYIFSDELSLDARILNMVCAFGLAAAVAATAARIIEKAPPIAMLAMAAMFVFIIGLLIMSNRFKLYKIGILITLISLGDILFPVIYFTNGGINSGMAAYFVLSMVIIFLLSRGKSFVVILIPHIIIILACYFIGYRYPDLIRPVSSFQLYVDTIQSLLVSGFFIGFVIKFQSRIYNDEKHKVEITGRELARQDQLLHVINEAATLLLAPDANTFKAALDTSMEMMARCVDVDRIHVWRNQIEGDQMSYSIVYGWAASPELKQEKMSFLYNQSFPDWAAKLFAGQCIGGPLTSLSKTEQERLGPYGVRSILVVPLFLQDSFWGFVSFDDCRNDRDFPDAEVGILRSGGMLIANAILRFEMTENLIQAREEALSSTKAKGDFLANMSHEMRTPMNAIIGMTNIAKSSADPEKKDYCLSKIEDASNHLLGVINDVLDMSKIEANKFELSFTEFNFEKILQRVVNVNNFRVEEKEQNFTVKLDKNIPRTLIGDDQRLAQVITNLLSNAIKFTPQHGSIQLSTFFEKEENGVCTIRIEVSDSGIGISEDQQRKLFTSFEQADSNTSRRFGGTGLGLAISKRIVEMMDGHIWIVSELDKGSTFAFTIQAKRGSEKNGLLRPGINWKNIRLLAVDDDPDICAYFLDLAQQLDLHCDTAAGGTEALAMIEQKGPYDIYFVDWKMPGMDGVEFSRRVKERSSGTSAVSQPESVVIMISAVEWSTVMDEARQAGVDKFLSKPLFPSAIADCINECLGAENVLAENQQPGHIDRFEGSHLLLAEDIDINREIVLALLEPTAIEIDTAENGREAVEMFSGNPDKYDMIFMDIQMPEMDGYEATRRIRALDNKRAKEIPIIAMTANVFREDVERCLEAGMNGHVGKPLAMDEVLTKLRTFLRNNTAG encoded by the coding sequence ATGAAATCTATAAAATCGCTGATCCATCGATATATCTTTTCGGATGAACTTTCTCTGGATGCGAGAATTTTAAACATGGTATGCGCCTTTGGTTTGGCAGCGGCGGTGGCCGCCACAGCCGCCCGCATCATAGAAAAAGCTCCTCCCATCGCTATGCTTGCCATGGCTGCCATGTTTGTTTTCATTATCGGCCTCCTTATTATGAGTAATCGTTTTAAGCTGTATAAGATCGGAATCTTGATTACCTTGATTTCTCTTGGCGATATCCTATTCCCCGTCATTTATTTTACCAATGGCGGCATCAACAGCGGTATGGCGGCGTATTTTGTGCTGAGTATGGTCATCATCTTTCTCTTGTCCCGGGGAAAGAGCTTCGTTGTTATCCTTATACCCCATATTATTATTATTCTGGCCTGTTATTTTATAGGCTATCGTTATCCGGATTTGATCCGTCCCGTAAGTAGTTTTCAACTATATGTGGATACTATCCAGTCCCTGCTGGTTTCGGGTTTTTTTATCGGCTTTGTTATTAAATTCCAGAGCCGGATTTACAATGACGAAAAGCACAAGGTCGAAATTACGGGAAGAGAACTTGCCCGGCAGGATCAGCTCCTCCATGTCATAAACGAAGCTGCAACGCTTCTGCTTGCTCCCGATGCAAATACCTTCAAGGCGGCCCTGGATACCAGTATGGAGATGATGGCCCGCTGCGTGGACGTGGATCGTATCCATGTCTGGAGAAATCAGATTGAGGGTGATCAGATGTCCTACTCGATCGTGTATGGATGGGCTGCTTCCCCTGAATTGAAACAGGAAAAAATGTCCTTTCTGTACAATCAAAGCTTTCCGGACTGGGCGGCAAAGCTTTTTGCCGGTCAATGTATAGGGGGTCCCCTTACCAGCCTTTCCAAAACTGAGCAGGAACGGCTTGGGCCTTATGGCGTACGGTCTATTCTGGTGGTTCCCCTGTTTTTACAGGATTCCTTTTGGGGCTTTGTTAGTTTTGATGACTGCCGGAATGACCGGGATTTTCCCGATGCTGAGGTCGGGATTCTGCGTTCCGGGGGAATGCTCATCGCCAACGCCATACTGCGTTTTGAAATGACCGAAAACCTTATCCAAGCCCGGGAAGAAGCCCTTTCCAGTACCAAGGCTAAGGGAGATTTTTTGGCGAACATGAGCCACGAAATGCGTACCCCCATGAACGCAATCATCGGCATGACCAATATCGCCAAATCCTCTGCGGACCCGGAAAAGAAGGATTATTGTCTTTCTAAAATAGAGGATGCTTCCAATCATCTTTTGGGGGTCATCAACGACGTGTTGGATATGTCAAAAATCGAAGCGAACAAATTTGAACTTTCCTTTACGGAATTCAATTTTGAAAAAATCCTTCAGCGGGTGGTGAATGTAAATAATTTTCGGGTTGAGGAAAAGGAACAGAATTTTACTGTAAAGCTGGATAAAAATATTCCCCGTACTCTTATTGGGGATGATCAAAGGTTGGCCCAGGTTATTACCAACCTTCTTTCCAACGCCATCAAATTTACGCCCCAGCATGGTTCCATCCAACTGAGTACCTTTTTTGAAAAAGAAGAAAACGGCGTCTGTACTATCCGGATTGAGGTAAGCGATTCGGGGATCGGGATCAGCGAAGATCAGCAGCGCAAACTCTTTACGTCCTTCGAGCAGGCGGATAGTAATACTTCCCGGCGTTTTGGCGGTACCGGCCTTGGGCTTGCGATTTCCAAGCGTATCGTCGAAATGATGGATGGGCATATATGGATAGTGTCGGAACTTGACAAGGGTTCAACCTTTGCTTTTACCATTCAGGCAAAACGGGGATCGGAAAAGAACGGTCTCCTCCGGCCTGGGATAAATTGGAAAAATATCCGGCTTCTTGCGGTGGACGATGATCCGGATATATGCGCCTATTTTCTGGATCTAGCCCAGCAGCTCGATCTCCACTGCGATACTGCCGCCGGTGGAACCGAGGCCCTCGCCATGATTGAACAAAAGGGGCCCTACGATATTTATTTTGTTGATTGGAAAATGCCCGGCATGGATGGTGTGGAATTTTCCCGCCGCGTTAAGGAGCGGAGTTCGGGGACCTCCGCGGTTTCACAACCAGAGTCGGTTGTGATCATGATATCCGCGGTGGAATGGAGTACCGTTATGGACGAGGCACGGCAAGCCGGTGTGGACAAATTCCTCTCTAAGCCCCTCTTCCCTTCCGCCATCGCCGACTGTATCAACGAATGTCTGGGCGCCGAAAATGTACTTGCGGAGAATCAGCAGCCGGGGCATATTGATCGTTTTGAAGGGTCTCATCTCCTGCTGGCGGAGGACATCGACATTAACCGGGAGATCGTACTTGCCCTGCTGGAACCGACGGCTATTGAGATTGATACTGCGGAAAACGGAAGGGAAGCGGTGGAAATGTTCAGCGGGAACCCGGACAAGTACGATATGATTTTTATGGATATCCAAATGCCCGAAATGGACGGCTATGAGGCGACTCGGCGTATCCGTGCCCTGGATAATAAGCGGGCGAAGGAAATTCCCATCATTGCCATGACTGCCAACGTGTTCCGGGAGGATGTCGAAAGATGCCTTGAAGCAGGGATGAACGGCCACGTCGGCAAGCCTCTGGCCATGGACGAGGTGTTGACAAAACTCCGTACCTTTTTGCGCAATAATACTGCGGGTTGA
- a CDS encoding nucleotidyltransferase domain-containing protein: MLLTAASGLGGAEGQDIDFKRVIPHNNIMNQEIPYLNDIISIICSLVSPDGIILFGSYARGDNKENSDIDLLILKRGLKNEREMTNKLYKEFFDKKIHKPVDLLAIDNDKYVALSNEIGLIYKTIKNEGQLIYGTI, translated from the coding sequence GTGTTGCTGACGGCGGCAAGTGGATTAGGTGGGGCGGAAGGGCAGGATATTGACTTTAAGAGGGTAATACCGCATAATAACATTATGAACCAAGAAATCCCATATTTGAATGACATTATTTCAATTATTTGTTCCCTTGTTTCTCCTGATGGGATAATTCTTTTTGGCTCCTATGCCCGTGGTGATAATAAAGAAAATAGTGATATAGATTTGTTGATCTTAAAACGAGGATTAAAAAACGAACGTGAGATGACAAATAAATTATACAAAGAATTTTTTGATAAAAAAATACATAAGCCTGTAGATTTGTTGGCAATAGATAACGACAAGTATGTTGCATTAAGCAACGAAATAGGGTTAATCTATAAAACAATAAAAAATGAAGGGCAATTGATATATGGAACGATATGA